One region of Bacteroidota bacterium genomic DNA includes:
- the thrS gene encoding threonine--tRNA ligase — protein sequence MIKITFPDKNVREYPEGTTSLEIAKSISEGLARNVIAAKVNGEVWDATRPIKADSTLQLLTWDDREAKSTMWHSSAHLMAEALEFFYPGIKFGIGPPIDNGFYYDVDLGGQAISSEDFKKIEDKMIELAKQSNKYIRKEISKKEAIDYFKEKGDEYKLDLLNDLEDGTITFYQQGNFIDLCRGPHIPDTGLIKAAKLMNIAGAYWRGDEKNKQLTRIYGITFPKKSQLDEYITMLEEAKKRDHRKIGKEMEIFTFDDDVGPGLPLWMPNGAVIIEQLEKLAKKTEQDAGYQRVRTPHIAKESMYLTSGHLPYYADSMFPPMEMDGEKYYLKAMNCPHHHKIFKELNPSYRDLPIRLAEYGTCYRYEQSGELFGLMRVRCLQMNDAHIYCTREQFAQEFNAVNEMYLKYFKIFNIDKYVMRFSTHEPSKLGKKYVDNPELWKQTEDMVRQVLIDSKIPYIEVPDEGAFYGPKIDVQVWSAIGREFTLATNQVDFAVPARFGLTYKNNQNQMETPICIHRAPLGTHERFIGFLIEHFAGNFPIWLAPKQVSILPISERYNEYAKKVLQLLINSDIRGLLDQRDEKIGKKIRDAEMKKVPYMLIVGEKEFAENTVSVRKHGGGDLGTYAISDFAKLIQDEITNILDVK from the coding sequence ATGATTAAAATTACTTTTCCCGACAAGAATGTCAGGGAATACCCTGAAGGTACGACCTCCCTTGAAATTGCTAAAAGCATTTCTGAGGGTCTGGCAAGAAATGTTATTGCAGCAAAAGTGAATGGTGAAGTCTGGGATGCTACGCGCCCGATCAAAGCCGATTCAACATTGCAACTGCTCACGTGGGACGACCGCGAAGCGAAGTCCACCATGTGGCATTCATCTGCTCACCTCATGGCTGAAGCTCTGGAGTTTTTCTATCCGGGAATTAAATTCGGTATTGGTCCTCCAATTGACAATGGATTTTATTACGATGTAGATCTGGGAGGACAAGCAATTTCCTCTGAAGATTTCAAAAAGATCGAGGATAAAATGATCGAACTTGCGAAGCAGTCGAACAAATATATCCGCAAAGAAATTTCGAAAAAAGAAGCTATTGATTATTTCAAAGAGAAAGGTGATGAATACAAACTTGATCTTTTGAATGATCTTGAAGATGGTACCATCACCTTTTATCAGCAGGGAAATTTCATTGATCTCTGTCGTGGTCCGCACATTCCGGATACCGGTTTGATCAAGGCTGCCAAGCTGATGAACATCGCCGGTGCATATTGGAGAGGCGATGAAAAGAACAAACAGCTTACCCGTATTTACGGTATCACCTTTCCAAAAAAGAGTCAGCTGGATGAATATATCACCATGCTGGAGGAAGCCAAGAAACGTGATCACCGGAAGATTGGTAAGGAGATGGAGATTTTCACATTTGACGATGATGTCGGTCCGGGCTTACCCTTGTGGATGCCCAATGGCGCTGTGATCATCGAGCAATTGGAAAAACTCGCGAAGAAAACCGAACAGGATGCAGGATACCAGCGTGTGCGGACTCCGCACATCGCGAAGGAATCCATGTACCTCACCAGCGGACATCTTCCCTACTATGCCGATTCGATGTTCCCTCCCATGGAGATGGATGGTGAAAAATATTATCTGAAGGCGATGAACTGCCCTCATCACCACAAGATCTTCAAGGAACTGAATCCAAGTTATCGTGATTTACCGATTCGTTTGGCTGAATACGGAACCTGCTACCGCTACGAACAAAGCGGTGAGCTTTTCGGATTGATGCGCGTACGCTGTCTGCAAATGAACGATGCCCACATTTACTGCACCCGTGAACAGTTTGCTCAGGAATTTAACGCGGTGAATGAAATGTACCTGAAGTATTTCAAGATCTTCAACATCGATAAATACGTGATGCGTTTCTCAACGCATGAACCTTCCAAGCTTGGAAAGAAATACGTTGACAATCCTGAACTCTGGAAACAGACAGAAGATATGGTTCGTCAGGTATTGATCGATTCCAAAATTCCGTATATCGAAGTGCCTGATGAAGGTGCTTTCTATGGTCCAAAGATCGATGTTCAGGTATGGAGTGCGATCGGAAGAGAATTTACATTGGCAACCAACCAGGTTGACTTCGCGGTTCCGGCACGATTTGGTTTGACCTACAAAAACAACCAAAATCAAATGGAAACGCCCATTTGTATCCACCGTGCACCCCTTGGAACCCATGAGCGCTTTATCGGATTTTTGATCGAACATTTTGCAGGAAACTTCCCTATCTGGCTGGCTCCCAAGCAAGTAAGCATACTTCCGATCAGTGAACGATACAATGAATACGCGAAAAAAGTTTTACAATTGCTTATAAATTCCGATATTCGCGGGCTCCTTGACCAGCGGGATGAAAAGATAGGTAAGAAAATCAGGGATGCAGAGATGAAAAAAGTACCTTATATGTTGATTGTAGGGGAAAAAGAATTTGCTGAGAATACAGTTTCCGTACGAAAGCACGGTGGTGGTGACCTCGGAACTTATGCTATCTCAGACTTCGCTAAATTAATTCAGGATGAGATTACTAACATCCTGGATGTAAAGTAA
- the rpmI gene encoding 50S ribosomal protein L35 produces the protein MPKMKTHSGAKKRFKLTGTGKIKRKHAYKSHILTKKTTKQKRNLTHAGLVSSGDQDRVAKMLVLK, from the coding sequence ATGCCAAAAATGAAGACCCACTCCGGAGCCAAGAAACGCTTCAAGCTTACCGGCACCGGAAAGATCAAGAGAAAGCACGCATACAAGAGCCACATCCTTACCAAAAAGACAACAAAACAGAAGCGTAACCTTACGCATGCTGGTTTGGTTTCTTCAGGTGATCAGGACAGGGTTGCAAAAATGCTGGTGTTGAAATAA
- a CDS encoding DMT family protein, with product MKGIISITLLVVANFFMTFAWYGHLQFKKWNILQDTSLLGIILISWFIALFEYLFQVPGNRIGHESNGGPFNLFQLKMLQEVITLCVFTVCTVFIFKTDKLQWNYLVGFFFMILAVFFVFKKW from the coding sequence GTGAAAGGAATAATTTCCATTACTCTTCTGGTGGTGGCGAATTTCTTTATGACTTTCGCATGGTACGGGCACCTGCAATTCAAAAAATGGAATATTTTACAGGACACCAGTCTGCTTGGAATCATTCTTATCAGCTGGTTTATCGCTTTGTTTGAATATTTGTTTCAGGTTCCGGGAAATCGCATCGGACATGAGTCAAATGGTGGCCCTTTCAATTTATTTCAGTTGAAAATGCTTCAGGAAGTGATTACCCTATGTGTTTTCACCGTTTGCACCGTATTCATTTTCAAGACCGACAAATTGCAATGGAATTATCTTGTCGGATTTTTCTTTATGATCCTGGCTGTTTTTTTCGTTTTTAAGAAATGGTGA
- a CDS encoding 3-dehydroquinate dehydratase, producing MRIFILNGPNLNLLGQRETNVYGTDSFEYYFEKLKNLFPDHSLEFRQSNVEGELINMLHEQGFTVDGIILNAGGYTHTSVALADAVAAIRTPVIEVHISNVYAREDYRHVSLMAKNCLGVIAGFGLDSYKLAIEAFLMKNNLK from the coding sequence ATGAGAATATTCATCCTGAACGGCCCCAATTTAAATCTGCTCGGACAAAGGGAAACCAATGTATACGGAACTGATTCTTTTGAATACTATTTTGAAAAACTGAAAAACCTGTTTCCGGATCATTCACTCGAGTTCAGACAGAGCAATGTCGAAGGGGAGCTCATCAATATGCTCCATGAACAGGGATTTACTGTGGATGGGATCATTCTGAATGCAGGTGGATACACACATACATCCGTCGCTTTGGCTGATGCAGTGGCTGCCATCCGGACTCCCGTAATTGAAGTTCACATTTCAAACGTGTACGCAAGGGAAGATTATCGTCATGTCTCTCTCATGGCTAAAAATTGCCTGGGCGTTATTGCCGGCTTTGGCCTGGATTCCTACAAACTGGCTATTGAAGCTTTTTTGATGAAAAATAATTTGAAGTAA
- a CDS encoding nucleoside triphosphate pyrophosphohydrolase family protein gives MALLDKINKVKEFHHTFGLDYHESPNALVEERIVQLRHRLMQEENDEYLEACEQQDLTLIADALGDKLYILFGTIIAHGLQYKIEEVFDEIHRSNMSKLDEHGKPIYREDGKILKSNRYFLPDIKGVLEK, from the coding sequence ATGGCTCTCCTCGATAAAATAAACAAAGTCAAAGAATTCCACCACACTTTCGGATTGGATTATCATGAATCACCCAATGCACTGGTTGAAGAACGAATCGTTCAGCTGCGTCATCGTTTGATGCAGGAGGAGAATGATGAATATCTGGAAGCTTGCGAGCAACAGGATCTGACCCTGATCGCGGATGCTCTCGGTGATAAATTGTACATTCTTTTTGGAACCATTATCGCTCATGGTTTGCAGTACAAAATCGAAGAGGTATTTGATGAAATTCACCGCAGCAATATGAGCAAGCTCGATGAACATGGAAAGCCCATTTACCGCGAGGACGGCAAGATCCTGAAGAGCAACCGCTACTTTTTACCGGATATTAAAGGGGTGTTGGAGAAATAG
- a CDS encoding tetratricopeptide repeat protein has translation MSKLKLVYLSFIIAGLLFQSCRQSGNDANGEKEKTDTLNKDDVFYQLNQKIAKDPGNADAYYQRSKIDLEKNLIQQAFADASKAAFLDSSKIEYFLMLGDVSFRGLQIRKSVEAYEKCLKLDPKNLEANLKLAEIYLYIKGYAKSISYANEALKIDEKKSKPYFLKGFVYKESGDTAKALSSFETVVELEPENYDAHIQLGNLYAALKNKLALDYYGNALSLRPTSTEALYDRGLFLQNIGEFNKAIGDYKVILKLDPRYADAHYNIGYIALVYKKDYNTAIERFTEAIKINKDYVEAYYNRGLAYEFKGDNKEAIADYRKALGIFPTYKMAIDRLQMLGER, from the coding sequence ATGTCTAAACTAAAACTGGTTTATTTATCCTTCATCATAGCCGGATTGCTCTTTCAATCCTGTCGACAGAGCGGTAATGATGCAAATGGTGAAAAAGAAAAGACCGACACTCTGAATAAAGATGATGTCTTCTATCAACTGAATCAGAAGATCGCCAAAGATCCGGGCAATGCGGATGCTTATTATCAGCGAAGCAAAATAGACCTGGAGAAAAACCTGATCCAGCAAGCCTTCGCGGATGCAAGCAAAGCTGCGTTTCTTGACTCCTCGAAGATTGAATATTTCCTGATGCTCGGGGATGTCAGCTTCCGCGGACTGCAAATCCGAAAATCTGTGGAAGCCTATGAGAAATGTCTGAAACTCGATCCGAAAAATCTTGAGGCCAATCTTAAGCTTGCTGAAATTTATCTCTACATCAAAGGATATGCGAAGTCCATTTCTTACGCGAACGAAGCATTGAAAATCGACGAAAAAAAATCAAAACCATACTTCCTGAAAGGCTTTGTGTACAAGGAATCCGGTGACACGGCAAAGGCTTTGTCGAGTTTTGAAACAGTGGTGGAACTTGAACCTGAAAATTATGACGCGCACATTCAGCTGGGGAATTTATATGCAGCATTAAAAAACAAACTTGCGCTGGATTACTATGGAAACGCATTGAGTCTGCGACCGACCAGTACGGAAGCACTCTATGATCGCGGCTTGTTTTTACAGAATATCGGAGAGTTCAACAAAGCGATTGGAGATTACAAAGTGATCTTAAAACTCGATCCGCGATATGCAGATGCGCATTACAATATTGGGTACATCGCACTTGTCTACAAGAAGGATTACAACACCGCGATAGAGCGCTTTACCGAAGCGATTAAAATCAATAAGGATTACGTAGAAGCGTATTACAATCGCGGGCTGGCTTATGAATTCAAGGGAGACAATAAGGAGGCCATTGCGGACTATCGAAAAGCGCTCGGTATTTTTCCTACTTACAAAATGGCCATCGACCGACTGCAAATGCTAGGTGAGAGGTAA
- a CDS encoding DUF2723 domain-containing protein translates to MKKISPLELLFALLSFVLPLILFYITSSSALMFDDSAEFALVVKLGSIAHPPGTPAYVATGMIWEKITGLLGMPIIVSLTLFSSLCIATSSLLLFFTFRKLLLEISSHQKNNFRSGFIPFFAATSFATGATAWAWANTVEVYAFQVLSMAIVLFGLTHYHFNRKYFYLVIGAIGLAMGLSNHHLTMIMFLPFTPFFFLDTLFKHKLAPKQNEKDKNKRKQKTTGPGFVSQYFSILQTKSFLLLTGITAGITLLFYGWMFLRAQQEYPFMFGKPDTISSMIYHMSGGSYSKNISNTSKKIIEARIPFFLKLTVMQLFLFFPFFLLGISTLWKRKNFRVLNMILLFFLFLFVYQLNNNQWASTDAYMLLPFLMLSVAVFFGIYEFYDRFKLAFVLPLFLLGQISYNYADHNRKTYPVSSDLMHLLDVSSPKNSIVLISDWSTVIQYYYYRIAENFRPDLVVLNYDLKFTHYRILPVLYPDFYKKIQKEYDGFIDALRAEHPEQIENTGCDLSTTTLVNSFRTVLAKMQAVAAEENRAFLTDPKCHYFYSNQKLYDPKRYVSGCFSSSVPGDSLSAAEFLRMDFPFINSKLLFTDAGAIDKMVDFQAMLDQHIFYYQANNDSVRMGQALKAKDHVLALQKEIKRSMSFAFSVK, encoded by the coding sequence ATGAAAAAAATATCGCCCCTTGAATTGCTTTTTGCTTTATTAAGCTTTGTACTCCCACTCATTTTATTTTATATTACCAGCTCAAGCGCATTAATGTTTGATGATTCCGCTGAATTCGCGTTAGTTGTTAAACTCGGTAGCATCGCTCATCCTCCGGGTACCCCTGCTTATGTTGCAACGGGTATGATCTGGGAAAAGATCACCGGTTTGTTGGGAATGCCAATTATCGTATCTCTCACATTATTTTCATCTCTATGTATAGCGACTTCCAGCCTTCTGTTGTTTTTTACTTTTAGAAAATTACTTCTTGAAATTTCCAGTCATCAGAAAAATAATTTCCGTTCCGGATTCATACCCTTCTTTGCTGCAACCAGTTTTGCAACCGGTGCAACAGCCTGGGCATGGGCGAATACCGTGGAAGTCTATGCTTTTCAGGTGTTATCGATGGCAATCGTTTTGTTTGGACTCACCCATTATCATTTCAACAGAAAATATTTCTACCTGGTGATCGGAGCAATTGGTCTTGCTATGGGATTATCCAATCACCATCTTACAATGATCATGTTTCTTCCATTTACACCTTTCTTTTTTCTGGATACACTTTTTAAACACAAACTTGCGCCGAAACAAAATGAGAAGGACAAAAATAAACGTAAACAAAAAACAACAGGCCCGGGATTTGTCAGTCAGTATTTCAGCATACTTCAAACTAAAAGCTTTCTGTTGCTTACAGGCATCACTGCAGGTATAACTCTTCTTTTTTACGGATGGATGTTTTTGCGTGCACAGCAGGAATATCCGTTCATGTTTGGCAAACCGGATACGATCAGCAGTATGATTTACCATATGAGCGGTGGTTCCTATTCCAAAAACATTTCGAACACCTCCAAGAAAATTATAGAGGCACGTATCCCCTTCTTCCTGAAATTAACAGTAATGCAGTTGTTCCTTTTCTTTCCCTTTTTTCTTTTGGGAATTTCTACCCTTTGGAAAAGAAAAAATTTCAGGGTACTCAACATGATCCTTCTCTTTTTCTTATTCCTGTTTGTGTATCAGCTCAACAACAATCAATGGGCAAGTACCGACGCTTACATGCTGCTTCCTTTTTTAATGTTGAGTGTCGCGGTCTTTTTCGGGATCTATGAATTTTATGATCGCTTCAAACTTGCATTTGTATTGCCCTTATTTTTACTGGGACAAATAAGCTATAACTACGCAGATCACAACCGGAAAACATATCCTGTAAGTTCGGATCTGATGCATCTTTTAGATGTGTCAAGTCCCAAAAACAGTATAGTTTTAATCTCCGACTGGTCCACAGTGATCCAGTATTATTACTACAGAATTGCCGAGAACTTCAGACCGGACCTGGTGGTATTGAATTACGATTTAAAATTCACTCATTACCGGATTCTTCCTGTGCTCTATCCGGATTTTTATAAAAAGATCCAAAAGGAATACGATGGGTTCATTGATGCCTTGCGTGCAGAACACCCTGAACAAATTGAAAATACCGGTTGTGACCTCAGCACTACTACTCTTGTAAATTCATTCCGAACCGTACTTGCAAAAATGCAGGCTGTCGCGGCTGAAGAAAACCGGGCTTTCCTGACAGATCCTAAATGCCATTATTTTTATTCCAATCAAAAACTTTACGATCCGAAACGTTATGTTTCCGGCTGTTTTTCATCCTCAGTCCCGGGTGATTCACTCAGTGCTGCAGAATTTTTAAGAATGGATTTCCCATTCATCAATTCCAAATTACTTTTTACAGATGCCGGAGCAATTGATAAGATGGTAGATTTCCAGGCGATGCTGGATCAGCACATATTTTATTACCAGGCAAATAATGACAGTGTGCGAATGGGACAAGCCTTGAAAGCAAAAGACCATGTATTGGCCTTGCAAAAAGAAATTAAAAGGTCGATGTCGTTTGCTTTCTCCGTGAAGTAA
- the rplT gene encoding 50S ribosomal protein L20, with protein sequence MPRSVNAVASRARRKKMFKLAKGYWGARGNVLTVAKNTVEKGLGYAYRDRRTKKRNFRSLWIMRINAGAREHGLSYSELMGKIHAKGLDLNRKTLADLALNHPQAFKAVIDSVK encoded by the coding sequence ATGCCACGTTCAGTCAATGCCGTCGCGTCCAGAGCACGGAGAAAAAAAATGTTCAAACTCGCTAAAGGTTACTGGGGAGCGAGAGGTAACGTATTAACAGTTGCCAAAAATACAGTAGAAAAAGGTTTAGGTTATGCATACCGTGACCGTCGTACCAAGAAACGTAATTTCCGCTCACTGTGGATCATGCGTATCAATGCCGGAGCTCGTGAGCATGGATTGAGTTATTCAGAACTCATGGGTAAAATCCATGCAAAAGGTCTGGATCTCAACCGTAAAACACTTGCCGATCTTGCACTGAATCATCCACAGGCGTTCAAAGCCGTAATTGATTCTGTTAAGTAA
- a CDS encoding translation initiation factor IF-3: MFNRPPFQRRGPVKKEAEHNINEHIRALKVRLVGENVQADVYTREDAIKLAKELELDLVEIVPTADPPVCRIVDYQKFLYDKKKKEKEMKAKQGKQVVKEVRFGPNTDEHDFNFKVKHAMNFLEDGNKVKAYVHFKGRSIAYKEKGEIILLKFAQALEEYGKVELLPKLEGNRMFIHLAPIPRKKK; the protein is encoded by the coding sequence ATCTTTAACCGCCCGCCCTTTCAGCGAAGAGGTCCGGTGAAAAAAGAAGCTGAACACAACATCAATGAACACATTCGCGCTCTCAAGGTGCGTTTGGTTGGAGAAAATGTTCAGGCTGATGTTTATACCCGGGAAGACGCAATTAAGCTCGCGAAAGAACTGGAACTCGATCTTGTTGAGATCGTTCCAACTGCCGATCCACCAGTCTGCCGAATTGTCGATTATCAGAAATTCCTGTACGACAAGAAGAAGAAGGAAAAGGAAATGAAGGCCAAGCAGGGCAAGCAGGTTGTGAAAGAAGTCCGCTTCGGTCCGAATACTGACGAACACGATTTCAACTTCAAGGTAAAGCATGCAATGAACTTCCTTGAAGATGGCAATAAAGTGAAAGCATACGTTCACTTCAAAGGACGTTCAATCGCATACAAAGAAAAAGGAGAAATTATCCTTCTAAAATTTGCTCAGGCGCTTGAAGAATACGGAAAAGTAGAACTGCTGCCGAAGTTGGAAGGAAACAGGATGTTCATTCACCTCGCTCCTATTCCAAGAAAGAAAAAGTAA
- the xerD gene encoding site-specific tyrosine recombinase XerD: protein MSWKSYINGFKSYLKLERSLSGNSVEAYMHDIALLDQYLQLNSLAHTPADLKLEHLQDFLKWINELGLSARSQARIISGIKGFFKYCLMENLISNDPSQLLETPKLGRKLPDTLSIEDINKLVAAIDLSKPEGVRNKAILETLYSCGLRVSELVNLKISNLHLEIGFVKVTGKGDKERLVPIGSVAIKHIKIYMDEIRCHLTIKPGNEDIIFLNQRGSQLSRIMIFTIIKQLAEKINLKKSISPHTFRHSFATHLIEGGADLRAVQEMLGHESITTTEIYTHLDRDYLRQSIIKHHPRA, encoded by the coding sequence TTGAGCTGGAAATCATACATAAATGGATTCAAATCCTACCTGAAACTGGAACGTTCCCTTTCCGGAAATTCCGTGGAAGCATATATGCATGACATTGCTCTGCTTGATCAGTACTTGCAACTCAACTCATTAGCACATACTCCGGCTGATTTAAAACTGGAGCATTTGCAGGATTTTCTGAAATGGATCAATGAACTGGGTCTGAGCGCCAGGTCTCAGGCAAGGATAATTTCAGGCATAAAAGGATTTTTCAAGTACTGTCTGATGGAAAATCTGATCTCAAATGATCCTTCCCAGCTTCTTGAAACACCCAAGCTGGGCCGAAAATTGCCGGATACCCTGAGCATTGAAGATATCAACAAACTGGTTGCAGCCATTGATTTGAGCAAACCGGAAGGCGTACGAAACAAGGCTATTCTGGAGACCTTGTACAGCTGCGGACTACGTGTTAGCGAGCTGGTAAATCTGAAAATCTCTAATCTGCACCTTGAAATCGGATTTGTAAAAGTTACCGGAAAAGGTGACAAAGAACGTTTGGTGCCTATTGGCAGTGTCGCCATCAAGCACATTAAAATTTACATGGATGAAATTCGTTGTCATCTTACCATTAAACCGGGTAATGAGGACATCATTTTCCTGAATCAAAGAGGAAGCCAACTCAGCCGGATTATGATTTTCACCATCATCAAACAACTCGCTGAAAAGATAAATCTGAAAAAAAGTATTAGTCCGCATACTTTCAGGCATTCCTTCGCAACACACCTGATTGAAGGTGGCGCTGATCTGAGAGCTGTGCAGGAAATGCTTGGTCACGAGTCAATCACTACTACAGAAATTTATACTCACCTCGACAGAGACTATCTCCGTCAGTCCATAATCAAACATCACCCCCGCGCATGA
- a CDS encoding acyl-CoA carboxylase subunit beta, which translates to MTDFEFNKNEDSMRLLVDQLKSKLSKIALGGGKKNADKQHEQGKLLARERIEYLIDKGSSFLEIGAFAAEGMYEEYGGCPAAGVVVGLGYVSKRQCVIVANDATVKAGAWFPMTGKKNLRAQEIAIENRLPIIYLVDSAGVFLPMQDEIFPDKEHFGRIFRNNAVMSSMGIIQVAAIMGSCVAGGAYLPIMSDEAMIVDKTGSIFLAGSYLVKAAIGEDIDNETLGGATTQCEISGVTDNKYPDDKSALDHIKNIFSKLGEFEKAGFNREKSVAPLKNVKDLYGIVPTEASKQYDMHEVIYRLVDNSEFDEYKDKYGQSIICGVARIDGWAVGIVANQRKVVKSKKGEMQFGGVIYSDSADKAARFIMNCNQRKIPLVFLQDVTGFMVGSRSEQGGIIKDGAKMVNAMSNSVVPKFTVIIGNSYGAGNYAMCGKAYDPRLIVGWPTAQIAVMGGAQAAKVLLQIQVSALKSKGKEITKEDETELLKKITDRYNSQISPYYAASRMWLDAVIDPTDTRKWISMGIEAANHAPVTKAYNVGVIQT; encoded by the coding sequence ATGACGGATTTTGAATTCAATAAAAACGAGGATAGCATGCGTCTGCTTGTTGACCAGCTAAAATCGAAACTGAGTAAAATTGCCCTGGGCGGGGGAAAAAAGAATGCCGATAAACAACACGAACAGGGAAAACTTCTCGCGCGTGAACGAATCGAATACCTCATCGACAAAGGAAGTTCCTTTCTTGAAATTGGAGCCTTTGCCGCTGAAGGAATGTATGAAGAATATGGCGGATGTCCTGCTGCAGGCGTTGTTGTCGGACTCGGATATGTTTCCAAAAGACAATGTGTCATTGTTGCCAATGATGCGACCGTAAAAGCCGGTGCCTGGTTTCCGATGACCGGAAAGAAAAATCTGCGAGCTCAGGAAATTGCAATCGAAAATCGCTTACCAATCATATATCTCGTCGATAGTGCCGGTGTTTTTTTACCGATGCAGGATGAAATTTTTCCGGATAAAGAACATTTCGGAAGAATCTTCCGGAATAATGCTGTGATGTCATCCATGGGAATTATTCAGGTTGCCGCGATTATGGGGAGCTGTGTAGCCGGAGGCGCTTATCTTCCTATCATGTCGGATGAAGCAATGATAGTAGACAAGACCGGTTCTATTTTTCTTGCAGGATCTTATCTGGTGAAAGCTGCAATTGGTGAAGACATCGATAATGAAACCCTAGGTGGAGCAACAACCCAATGTGAGATTTCAGGAGTAACAGATAATAAATATCCTGATGATAAATCTGCACTAGACCATATCAAGAATATTTTCAGCAAGCTTGGTGAATTTGAAAAAGCCGGATTCAACAGAGAAAAAAGTGTTGCTCCGCTGAAAAATGTAAAAGATCTGTATGGTATCGTACCTACTGAAGCTTCAAAGCAATACGATATGCACGAGGTTATTTACCGCCTCGTTGACAACAGTGAGTTTGATGAATACAAAGACAAATACGGACAAAGCATCATTTGCGGTGTCGCACGCATTGATGGATGGGCGGTTGGAATTGTTGCCAATCAACGTAAAGTTGTAAAGAGCAAAAAAGGTGAGATGCAATTCGGTGGTGTGATTTATTCCGATTCAGCGGATAAAGCCGCACGTTTTATCATGAATTGCAACCAAAGAAAAATTCCTTTAGTGTTTTTGCAGGATGTTACCGGCTTTATGGTAGGATCCCGAAGCGAACAAGGTGGGATCATCAAGGATGGAGCAAAAATGGTGAATGCCATGAGCAATTCTGTCGTTCCTAAATTCACTGTGATCATTGGCAATTCATACGGTGCAGGGAATTACGCGATGTGCGGAAAAGCATATGATCCCCGACTGATTGTTGGCTGGCCCACCGCGCAAATCGCGGTGATGGGTGGTGCTCAGGCTGCGAAAGTTCTTTTGCAAATCCAGGTGAGCGCTTTGAAATCCAAAGGCAAAGAAATTACCAAAGAAGACGAAACAGAATTACTCAAGAAAATTACAGACCGATACAATAGTCAGATCTCCCCATATTACGCCGCATCACGCATGTGGCTCGACGCAGTTATCGACCCCACAGATACCCGCAAATGGATTTCCATGGGCATCGAAGCCGCGAACCATGCTCCTGTTACCAAGGCGTATAATGTGGGAGTTATTCAGACTTAG